Proteins from a single region of Paraglaciecola sp. T6c:
- a CDS encoding paraquat-inducible protein A codes for MKKHLSFALNIMAIALFIPGITLPMFALSMEMTALLNTAGMTSNLIDKELSILSMVHELWDSERFLVAALIFLFSVCIPILKTTLMSIIYFTRNHNLARQVTQFVATIGKWSMADVFVVAVFLAILSTNHADTLSQETLNLFGFTIGIDISTQTLSAAGDGFFYFVGYCLISLLASHIATSPYTLQRVEIDV; via the coding sequence TTGAAAAAGCACCTATCATTCGCCCTGAACATCATGGCTATCGCACTTTTTATTCCAGGCATTACCCTGCCCATGTTCGCATTAAGCATGGAAATGACCGCACTGTTAAATACTGCAGGCATGACATCCAATCTTATCGACAAAGAATTGTCTATTTTGAGCATGGTGCATGAACTTTGGGACAGTGAACGTTTTTTAGTTGCTGCCTTGATTTTTTTATTCTCAGTGTGTATTCCAATTTTAAAGACCACTTTGATGAGCATCATCTATTTTACTCGTAACCATAATTTGGCTCGCCAAGTAACGCAATTTGTGGCAACTATTGGTAAGTGGTCAATGGCTGATGTGTTCGTAGTTGCGGTCTTTTTAGCGATATTATCCACCAATCATGCAGATACCTTGTCCCAAGAAACTCTTAATTTATTTGGCTTCACCATAGGTATTGATATCAGCACCCAAACCCTATCAGCCGCGGGAGACGGCTTTTTCTATTTTGTCGGCTATTGCTTAATATCATTGCTGGCCAGTCATATAGCCACATCACCCTATACACTGCAACGCGTCGAAATCGATGTATAA
- a CDS encoding porin: protein MPNYTTLARSTFTYLLLSIVSIDMALAESDMIKFNGFATLGAIYNDSDDLGFHTNFKTPARSGFSFAPDSLIGAQANISFTPQWDAIVQAVYRDKQDSSVLNYIDVAFLRYKLDSRWEFRAGRMNTDIYFLSEYKSVGYAYLWARPPAEFYSKVTSVSQFEGADIAYKHSLGNGFLQLKAGFGESDARIATTGRAYDIDFTDVLTTSVSYQQDNWQLRASYLSAEVDNFSADLSAFDAAIALFPPSVWPGGPELLDRVSFESKDQQFFGLGYQYDNDLWLVQTELGFIKSDWELERDSVSGYLSIGYQPEGITYFVTVSAIEPTKDNVDDGVGEISPFAPAEVVATIQSFGPSITNLFNQNRTKQHTFSLGTKWQLSASLIAKFQMDYSVIADDGFGIWKVNVQPDSGESVTVTSLNLNWVF from the coding sequence ATGCCTAACTACACTACACTAGCTCGAAGCACGTTTACGTACTTACTACTCAGCATAGTCAGTATAGATATGGCACTCGCTGAAAGTGACATGATTAAATTCAATGGCTTCGCCACTTTGGGAGCTATTTATAATGACAGTGATGATTTGGGATTCCATACCAATTTTAAAACACCAGCCCGTAGCGGTTTTTCGTTCGCACCAGATTCGCTAATAGGTGCCCAAGCGAATATTAGCTTCACCCCCCAATGGGATGCGATTGTGCAAGCGGTCTATAGAGACAAACAAGATTCTTCTGTACTCAATTATATTGATGTGGCCTTCTTACGATACAAGTTAGACAGTCGCTGGGAGTTTCGTGCAGGTCGAATGAACACCGACATTTACTTTTTATCTGAATATAAATCAGTGGGATATGCTTACCTCTGGGCACGCCCACCTGCTGAGTTCTATAGCAAGGTCACATCCGTATCTCAGTTTGAAGGGGCTGATATCGCCTATAAGCACTCCCTAGGAAATGGCTTTTTACAGCTAAAAGCTGGATTTGGTGAGTCTGATGCCCGTATTGCTACTACGGGACGAGCATATGATATCGATTTTACTGATGTGTTAACCACTTCAGTTTCTTATCAGCAAGATAATTGGCAGCTAAGAGCTTCATATCTAAGTGCAGAAGTAGACAACTTTAGCGCAGATTTGAGCGCTTTCGATGCCGCAATCGCGCTGTTTCCACCAAGCGTTTGGCCAGGCGGCCCTGAATTACTTGATAGAGTAAGTTTCGAAAGCAAAGATCAACAATTTTTCGGTCTTGGATATCAATATGATAACGACTTATGGTTAGTGCAAACTGAATTAGGATTCATTAAATCTGACTGGGAATTAGAGCGAGATTCTGTCTCTGGTTATCTCAGTATAGGGTATCAACCTGAGGGTATTACTTATTTCGTGACCGTGTCCGCCATCGAGCCAACAAAAGATAATGTGGATGACGGTGTAGGTGAAATATCCCCATTTGCTCCTGCCGAAGTCGTGGCAACCATCCAGTCATTTGGTCCTAGCATAACGAACTTATTTAATCAGAATAGAACCAAACAACATACGTTTAGCTTAGGTACAAAATGGCAACTATCAGCGTCCTTAATTGCGAAATTTCAGATGGATTACAGCGTTATTGCTGACGATGGGTTCGGCATATGGAAAGTTAACGTTCAACCAGATTCGGGGGAGAGCGTCACAGTGACGAGCCTTAACCTGAATTGGGTATTTTAG
- the purU gene encoding formyltetrahydrofolate deformylase → MEQTLRLVIDCPDQVGLVASVSQFLAQHNATIVEASHHTDLQTGRFFMRHEISTDSLTMDIEQIRLGFAPIAEKYSMNWKLVDSSKKPRMALLASHESHCLMDLLHRWHSKELNCEIPCIIANHPQMKQFADWHSIPFHWIDFKSLGKEAAFAQISQLIKQYDIDLTVLARFMQILPDALCKELAGRAINIHHSFLPSFAGAKPYQQAYDRGVKLIGATCHYVTSDLDEGPIIEQEVMRISHSDSAQDMVRKGKNCEKTALANGVRYHLEDRVIIHHSKTVVFA, encoded by the coding sequence ATGGAACAAACATTAAGACTGGTCATCGATTGTCCAGATCAAGTTGGCCTTGTCGCTAGCGTGAGCCAATTTTTAGCCCAACATAACGCGACAATCGTTGAAGCAAGTCATCATACTGATTTGCAAACAGGGCGCTTTTTTATGCGTCATGAGATTTCTACTGACTCATTAACCATGGATATTGAACAGATCCGCTTGGGTTTCGCTCCGATTGCAGAAAAATACTCAATGAATTGGAAATTAGTAGATTCGAGTAAGAAACCAAGAATGGCACTACTGGCCAGTCATGAATCCCACTGCTTAATGGATTTGTTACACCGCTGGCACAGTAAAGAGCTTAACTGTGAAATCCCCTGCATTATTGCCAACCACCCGCAGATGAAACAATTTGCTGACTGGCATAGCATCCCTTTTCATTGGATAGATTTTAAATCACTCGGTAAAGAAGCGGCATTCGCTCAAATCAGTCAATTGATTAAACAATACGATATTGATTTGACGGTCCTTGCGCGCTTTATGCAAATTCTACCTGACGCTTTGTGCAAAGAGTTAGCCGGGCGAGCGATTAATATTCATCACAGTTTCTTACCATCGTTTGCCGGTGCAAAACCTTATCAACAAGCCTATGACAGGGGGGTAAAGCTGATTGGTGCTACGTGCCATTATGTAACAAGTGACTTAGATGAAGGCCCTATCATCGAGCAGGAAGTAATGCGGATTAGTCATAGTGATTCAGCGCAAGATATGGTGCGTAAAGGCAAGAATTGTGAAAAAACAGCGTTAGCGAATGGCGTTCGCTATCATTTGGAAGACAGAGTGATTATTCATCATTCGAAAACCGTGGTATTTGCTTAA
- the thpR gene encoding RNA 2',3'-cyclic phosphodiesterase, with amino-acid sequence MRAFFALTPPGTTKLAIETWRDKAFPQFYSPVKASNFHITLAFLGNINESQLDSLSQYIDAHLNTQCFLLTLDYVGYWSKPKALWLGNTQVSKEQLDLVALLQKASPACGITMQKRDYISHLTLARKCSENPPAALIEPNFAFQATELTLYESASSAHGVTYRPILTWPFSPRFSF; translated from the coding sequence ATGCGCGCTTTTTTCGCTCTTACCCCACCTGGCACCACTAAGTTAGCCATAGAAACTTGGCGCGATAAAGCATTCCCGCAATTTTATAGTCCAGTCAAAGCGAGTAATTTTCACATTACCTTGGCCTTTTTAGGTAATATAAACGAATCGCAACTTGACTCTCTCAGTCAGTATATTGATGCGCACTTAAATACCCAATGCTTTTTACTCACTTTGGATTATGTTGGCTATTGGTCGAAACCCAAAGCGTTGTGGCTGGGTAACACTCAAGTTTCAAAAGAACAACTCGATTTGGTGGCATTACTACAAAAAGCGTCACCAGCGTGTGGCATTACCATGCAAAAGCGCGATTATATATCTCATTTAACATTGGCTAGAAAATGCAGTGAAAATCCACCGGCTGCGTTAATAGAGCCTAATTTTGCATTTCAAGCAACCGAACTGACCTTATATGAATCGGCTTCAAGTGCACATGGCGTCACCTACCGGCCAATACTAACCTGGCCGTTTTCACCTCGTTTCTCCTTTTGA
- the hrpB gene encoding ATP-dependent helicase HrpB, protein MFSVNTQLPVEDTLPALHDGLNNNDVILVAPPGAGKSTRVPLALLQHSTFATRKIIMLQPRRIAARNIAHYLAKQLGEEVGQTVGYRIRGDSRVSKATRLEIVTEGILTRMLQNDPELSSVSLVIFDEFHERSMHADFSLALCLEVKDALRDDLRLLVMSATLDVSSLEKLLPNADSIACEGRGYPIETYYRPDATAGSIVDKTARLTLFAAAEHQGDILVFLPGQAEIRRCEKILAQSLSKGCQIHCLFSQQTLAAQEAALLPDPQGRRKIILATNIAETSLTIEGVSVVVDSGMQKGAIYQLNKGLTQLRSQMISKASAIQRAGRAGRLGPGVCYRLWSKEQHQRLAEHGQAEILTSDISPFLLEACVWGAQISEFALIDMPSDAQIAQAHSVLMGLQIIDANFQVTPHGKEVHSLGSQAHIATMLLKSSELSAGHRSLACALAALLEDKDPLGAQAGSLCYDRLTLLQQHKSHPLWRAIRQWHKKLACDVTHWPLEDTGVLLGFAFPHWIAKASDSGRYGLVDGTGAQLSEHDSLMGQSWLAVGQMMLTNSAQSNAKIMLAEPLSRQQIDKYFNHLIDSETRCEWDSSRSAIVTQSVQRLGRIVLKKMPSAKPSVEQITALWHKQIKERGVMSLPFNDAALQLIYRLRMAKEYLTDGQWPDVSEFGLLSNLHHWLMPYLHDVLSWQQLSKLDFYSLLFNQLDYASQQALNQLFPTKITVPSTSRISVQYDDVGGASLSVRMQEVYGLADTPSVARGKVKIQMILLSPAGRPLQQTQDLAGFWKGSYKEVQKEMKGRYQKHFWPDDPANAQATSKTKKKMSNTQ, encoded by the coding sequence TTGTTTTCAGTGAACACACAATTACCCGTCGAAGATACCCTACCGGCACTGCACGATGGCCTGAACAACAATGATGTCATACTGGTTGCCCCGCCAGGCGCAGGCAAGTCAACCCGTGTGCCATTAGCTTTATTGCAGCACAGTACGTTTGCCACACGAAAAATCATTATGTTGCAACCAAGGCGTATTGCCGCACGAAATATCGCCCACTATCTAGCCAAGCAACTGGGGGAGGAAGTAGGGCAAACAGTAGGATATCGTATACGTGGTGATAGCCGTGTTAGCAAGGCGACCCGTCTCGAGATTGTTACTGAGGGCATACTGACCCGCATGTTGCAAAATGACCCAGAATTATCGAGCGTGAGTCTGGTTATTTTCGACGAGTTTCATGAGCGCAGCATGCACGCCGACTTTTCGTTGGCATTGTGCCTAGAAGTGAAAGACGCCTTACGCGACGACTTGCGCTTATTGGTGATGTCAGCCACCTTGGACGTTTCAAGCTTAGAAAAACTGTTGCCTAACGCTGATTCTATCGCTTGTGAGGGGAGAGGTTACCCTATTGAAACCTACTACCGGCCAGATGCCACTGCGGGCTCTATTGTAGATAAAACAGCACGTTTGACGTTATTCGCAGCCGCAGAGCATCAAGGAGACATATTGGTCTTTTTACCCGGCCAAGCTGAAATTCGTCGTTGTGAAAAAATACTTGCCCAATCACTTTCCAAAGGCTGCCAAATACATTGTTTGTTCTCTCAACAAACCTTAGCGGCTCAAGAAGCTGCGTTGCTACCCGACCCCCAAGGGCGACGTAAAATCATACTCGCTACCAATATTGCTGAAACCAGCCTAACCATTGAAGGTGTGAGTGTTGTGGTTGATAGCGGTATGCAAAAAGGCGCGATTTACCAGCTAAATAAAGGGCTTACTCAGTTGCGCAGTCAGATGATTTCAAAAGCATCAGCTATTCAGCGCGCTGGCCGTGCAGGGCGTTTAGGACCGGGAGTGTGTTATAGATTGTGGAGCAAAGAGCAACACCAACGTTTAGCTGAACACGGCCAAGCCGAGATCCTCACTAGCGACATATCTCCTTTCTTACTTGAAGCCTGCGTTTGGGGGGCGCAAATTTCTGAGTTTGCGCTTATTGATATGCCAAGTGATGCACAAATTGCTCAAGCTCACAGCGTGTTAATGGGCTTGCAAATCATCGATGCTAATTTTCAGGTTACTCCTCATGGCAAAGAGGTTCACTCGCTTGGCAGCCAAGCGCATATTGCGACTATGTTACTCAAGAGCAGCGAGCTCAGTGCAGGGCATCGAAGTTTAGCCTGCGCTTTGGCGGCGCTGTTAGAAGATAAGGATCCGCTTGGGGCTCAAGCTGGCAGCCTTTGTTACGATCGACTGACCCTATTACAGCAACATAAAAGTCACCCTTTGTGGCGAGCCATTCGCCAGTGGCATAAAAAACTAGCATGTGATGTCACTCATTGGCCTTTAGAAGATACAGGTGTACTACTTGGCTTTGCTTTCCCACACTGGATTGCTAAAGCAAGTGACTCAGGTCGCTACGGGCTTGTTGATGGGACGGGGGCTCAGCTCAGTGAACATGACTCGCTAATGGGCCAATCATGGTTAGCGGTAGGGCAGATGATGCTCACCAATAGTGCGCAAAGCAACGCTAAAATCATGCTAGCAGAGCCTCTTAGTCGACAGCAAATAGACAAATATTTCAATCATCTTATCGACTCTGAAACGCGCTGCGAGTGGGATAGCTCTCGCTCGGCCATCGTAACTCAATCTGTGCAGCGATTGGGCCGAATTGTGCTTAAGAAAATGCCCAGCGCTAAGCCGAGCGTTGAGCAAATAACTGCTTTATGGCATAAGCAAATTAAAGAGCGGGGCGTGATGAGCCTGCCTTTTAACGACGCCGCATTGCAACTTATCTATCGTTTACGGATGGCTAAAGAGTACTTAACCGATGGGCAATGGCCGGATGTCAGTGAGTTTGGGCTATTAAGCAATCTTCATCACTGGCTAATGCCATATTTGCATGATGTGTTGAGTTGGCAACAACTGTCGAAATTAGACTTTTATTCGTTATTATTTAATCAACTAGATTACGCCTCGCAGCAGGCACTCAATCAGTTATTTCCCACTAAAATAACCGTGCCAAGCACCAGTCGTATTAGCGTACAGTATGATGATGTAGGTGGAGCGTCTCTATCTGTCAGGATGCAAGAAGTTTATGGTTTAGCGGACACCCCTAGTGTCGCTAGAGGTAAAGTGAAAATACAAATGATTTTGCTCTCACCGGCGGGTCGCCCACTGCAGCAGACCCAAGATCTAGCCGGTTTTTGGAAAGGCAGTTACAAAGAAGTACAAAAAGAAATGAAAGGTCGTTACCAAAAGCATTTTTGGCCTGACGATCCGGCTAATGCACAAGCTACCAGTAAGACAAAAAAGAAGATGAGCAATACCCAGTGA
- the mrcB gene encoding penicillin-binding protein 1B → MKKTAKNKSKSSQSGASSKLRHLHPWAWLKRNWWRLLIILTAVVAAYGVYLDAQIVKQFSGNKWQVPAQIFARPMHFELKQEITTQEIVEELELLGYRKVRHADDTGEYQLKASGVRIQRRAFHFPHGKESEVALDITLANGRVASLRNLDNNQALNDVYLEPWLVTRLMSSGREDRMLVNLDGVPQSLIKALVLVEDKDFYKHYGIAPLSILRALIANVSAGRAVQGGSTLTQQLVKNLFLTNEKSLVRKAKEALMALIIDARYSKDEIIEAYLNEVFLGQNGNTGVHGFGLASLFYFDRPIAELNVAEIATLVGIIKGPSYYNPRRHPERVIERRNLVLRILFENNELQRNEYEYAINQPLNLATGASLTSGKHPAFMSMVRRELKTVLSDPNMRESGLKVFTTLDSVAQRKAEQALKVGVKAQQKRMKLTALQAAMVVTDIKSGEVRSIVGDVNPQFQGFNRALDAKRAIGSLIKPAIYLTALERAAQYNLATPLKDEPISLKSTYGKMWEPKNADKKFRGQVSLVEALTQSLNVPTVNLGMEVGLDDIAATVERLGVNEPMDIYPAMTLGAVNLSPIQVNQMYQTIANNGRFIPLHAVTAVLSPKNKPLWRFSARGEQRADHKATYLLNYALHKVTREGTARQIKQTFGDINMAGKTGTTDDYRDSWFSGFDNNILVTSWMGKDNNEPINLSGASGAMQLFIGYQKLQQPKSFVRRYPKGLGIAHFEEQSGALSRPGCANTISVPAILDALPPVPKTCNGEVRGPLKKSLWERLFGN, encoded by the coding sequence ATGAAAAAAACCGCTAAAAATAAGTCTAAATCCAGCCAGTCAGGGGCATCATCCAAGCTCAGGCATTTACACCCTTGGGCGTGGCTTAAGCGCAATTGGTGGCGCTTACTCATTATTTTGACCGCCGTTGTAGCTGCATACGGAGTGTATTTAGACGCACAAATTGTGAAGCAATTTAGTGGTAATAAATGGCAGGTGCCTGCTCAAATTTTTGCGCGCCCGATGCATTTTGAGCTTAAACAAGAGATAACGACTCAAGAGATAGTTGAGGAACTAGAACTACTTGGTTATCGCAAAGTACGCCACGCAGACGATACCGGAGAATATCAATTAAAGGCCTCAGGGGTACGTATTCAACGTCGTGCTTTTCATTTTCCTCATGGCAAAGAATCTGAAGTCGCACTGGACATAACACTGGCCAATGGCCGGGTTGCAAGCTTACGCAATTTAGATAATAACCAAGCCTTAAATGACGTTTACTTGGAGCCTTGGCTTGTGACTCGCCTAATGAGCAGTGGGCGAGAAGATCGCATGTTGGTCAATTTAGACGGCGTACCGCAGTCCCTTATCAAGGCGTTGGTGTTGGTTGAAGATAAAGACTTTTACAAACATTATGGTATTGCACCGCTTTCTATATTACGCGCACTTATTGCCAATGTATCCGCAGGGCGAGCGGTTCAAGGCGGCAGCACTTTGACCCAGCAATTGGTTAAAAATCTGTTTTTAACCAATGAAAAGTCACTGGTACGCAAAGCTAAAGAAGCATTAATGGCGTTGATTATCGACGCACGTTACAGCAAAGATGAAATTATCGAAGCGTATCTCAATGAAGTTTTTCTCGGTCAAAATGGCAACACAGGTGTACATGGTTTTGGTTTAGCCAGCTTGTTTTATTTCGACCGTCCGATTGCTGAATTAAACGTAGCGGAAATAGCGACCTTGGTTGGTATCATAAAAGGGCCGTCTTATTACAATCCAAGACGTCATCCTGAGCGAGTCATTGAGCGTAGAAATTTGGTACTGCGTATCCTATTTGAAAACAACGAACTGCAAAGAAACGAATACGAATACGCTATTAATCAACCTCTTAATTTGGCAACCGGGGCAAGTTTAACCTCTGGAAAGCACCCTGCCTTTATGAGCATGGTGCGCAGAGAATTAAAAACGGTTTTGTCGGACCCAAACATGCGAGAGTCTGGTCTGAAAGTCTTCACGACCTTGGACTCTGTGGCCCAGAGAAAAGCCGAACAAGCCCTAAAAGTGGGAGTGAAAGCCCAGCAAAAGCGTATGAAACTGACCGCTTTGCAAGCAGCTATGGTGGTAACGGATATTAAAAGCGGTGAAGTACGCTCCATCGTCGGTGACGTTAATCCGCAATTTCAAGGCTTTAATCGGGCACTCGACGCCAAAAGAGCTATCGGTTCACTGATAAAACCTGCCATTTACTTGACCGCATTAGAGCGTGCGGCGCAATATAATTTGGCGACTCCGTTAAAAGACGAACCCATTAGCTTAAAAAGTACCTATGGAAAAATGTGGGAGCCGAAAAACGCCGATAAAAAATTCCGCGGTCAAGTCAGTTTAGTGGAAGCGTTAACACAATCCTTGAATGTTCCAACGGTAAACTTGGGCATGGAAGTCGGGCTAGACGATATTGCTGCCACCGTGGAGCGTTTAGGCGTGAACGAGCCGATGGATATCTATCCAGCAATGACGTTAGGGGCGGTGAATTTATCTCCTATTCAAGTCAATCAGATGTATCAAACCATCGCAAACAATGGGCGATTCATTCCTTTGCACGCGGTAACGGCCGTTTTATCTCCGAAGAACAAGCCATTATGGCGTTTTAGTGCAAGAGGGGAGCAGCGAGCAGATCATAAAGCCACTTACTTATTAAACTACGCACTACACAAAGTGACGCGTGAAGGGACGGCAAGACAGATAAAACAAACCTTCGGCGATATCAATATGGCAGGTAAAACCGGCACCACAGATGATTATCGTGACAGTTGGTTCAGCGGATTTGATAATAATATTTTAGTAACCAGTTGGATGGGGAAAGACAACAACGAACCTATTAATTTGAGCGGTGCCAGTGGTGCTATGCAGTTATTTATTGGTTACCAGAAGCTGCAGCAACCTAAGTCATTCGTCAGGCGCTATCCTAAAGGGTTGGGTATTGCCCATTTTGAAGAGCAAAGCGGTGCGCTTAGCCGCCCAGGTTGTGCTAATACCATTAGTGTTCCGGCGATTTTGGACGCCCTTCCTCCTGTGCCAAAAACCTGTAACGGGGAAGTACGAGGCCCACTCAAGAAATCACTATGGGAAAGGCTGTTCGGTAACTAA
- the glnK gene encoding P-II family nitrogen regulator, with product MKLVTAIIKPFKLDDVREAISEIGIDGLTVTEVKGFGRQKGHTELYRGAEYQVDFLPKVKLEVAVQDDQVERLVEAIVGAAKTGKIGDGKVFVYDLEHAVRIRTGETDGEAI from the coding sequence ATGAAACTAGTCACAGCGATCATCAAGCCATTCAAGCTAGATGATGTGCGCGAAGCCATTTCTGAAATAGGGATTGACGGGTTAACCGTTACCGAAGTCAAAGGTTTTGGGCGTCAAAAAGGTCACACTGAACTATATCGTGGTGCGGAGTATCAAGTGGATTTCTTACCAAAAGTGAAGCTAGAGGTCGCGGTTCAAGACGACCAAGTGGAACGTTTGGTTGAGGCCATCGTAGGCGCCGCTAAAACCGGCAAAATCGGTGACGGCAAGGTCTTTGTTTATGACTTAGAGCACGCAGTTCGAATTCGTACGGGTGAGACCGACGGCGAAGCTATTTAG
- a CDS encoding ammonium transporter: MEQAFHLQYAMDTFYFLVCGALVMWMAAGFSMLEAGLVRSKNTTEILTKNIALFAISCLMYLVCGYAIMYGGDYFLTGIESVDVTETLGEFAGREDGFEGGSIYSGASDFFFQVVFVATAMSIVSGAVAERMKLWAFLAFAVVMTAFIYPMEGGWTWGGNSVFGLYSLGDDFGFSDFAGSGIVHMAGAAAALAGVLLLGARKGKYTADGKVNAIPGANLPMATLGTFILWMGWFGFNGGSVLKLGDIANANSVAMVFLNTNAAAAGGAVAALVLAKILFKKADLTMVLNGALAGLVAITAEPSTPSALGATIIGAIGGVIVVFSIISLDKLKIDDPVGAISVHGVVGFFGVMVVPATNDGATYLGQFVGAMTIFVWVFFASLIVWAILKAVMGIRVTEEEEFEGVDISECGLEAYPDFTSGR; encoded by the coding sequence ATGGAACAAGCATTTCACCTTCAATACGCTATGGATACGTTTTATTTCCTAGTGTGTGGCGCACTCGTAATGTGGATGGCCGCTGGCTTCTCTATGTTAGAAGCGGGTTTAGTTCGCTCAAAGAACACTACCGAAATACTCACTAAAAATATCGCGCTTTTCGCGATTTCTTGTCTTATGTACTTAGTGTGCGGTTACGCCATTATGTACGGCGGCGATTACTTCTTAACAGGCATCGAAAGTGTTGATGTTACTGAAACTCTAGGCGAATTTGCTGGTCGTGAAGATGGTTTTGAAGGTGGTTCGATTTACTCGGGCGCATCAGATTTCTTCTTCCAAGTTGTATTCGTAGCAACTGCTATGTCAATTGTATCCGGCGCGGTAGCTGAGCGTATGAAACTTTGGGCTTTCCTTGCTTTCGCCGTTGTAATGACCGCATTCATCTATCCTATGGAAGGTGGCTGGACATGGGGTGGTAACTCTGTATTTGGTCTATATAGCCTAGGCGATGACTTTGGTTTCTCTGATTTTGCAGGTTCAGGTATCGTGCACATGGCTGGTGCAGCTGCAGCGCTTGCAGGTGTATTGTTGCTGGGTGCTCGTAAAGGCAAATATACTGCTGATGGCAAAGTAAACGCTATCCCAGGTGCAAACCTACCTATGGCGACATTGGGCACGTTTATTTTGTGGATGGGTTGGTTCGGTTTCAACGGTGGTTCAGTATTAAAACTGGGCGACATTGCTAATGCTAACTCAGTGGCTATGGTGTTCTTAAACACAAATGCTGCAGCAGCAGGTGGCGCAGTAGCGGCCTTAGTCCTGGCTAAAATTTTGTTTAAGAAAGCGGATTTAACCATGGTGCTTAACGGTGCATTGGCTGGCTTAGTCGCCATTACGGCTGAGCCTTCAACACCATCGGCATTGGGCGCAACTATTATTGGTGCTATTGGTGGTGTGATTGTAGTGTTCTCTATTATCAGCCTTGATAAGCTGAAAATTGATGATCCAGTAGGTGCTATCTCTGTACACGGTGTGGTAGGTTTCTTCGGCGTAATGGTGGTGCCTGCAACGAATGATGGCGCGACTTATCTTGGTCAATTCGTTGGTGCTATGACTATCTTCGTATGGGTATTCTTCGCTAGCTTGATTGTTTGGGCAATCCTCAAAGCTGTAATGGGTATCAGAGTGACTGAAGAAGAAGAGTTCGAAGGTGTTGATATTAGCGAATGTGGATTAGAAGCCTACCCAGACTTTACCAGCGGCCGTTAA
- a CDS encoding Dyp-type peroxidase yields the protein MPQPQKGICAEASLHALYLLLNVNDDDDSVMRIKIAQIVDLFAHYDEEHYEAMVTGVVAIGSSYWHDVYPGLIPVELAPFPDMHCDDRSAPVAPCDLFIQIRADRADICHALAMEIMRLLGSHVDLIEDIRGFRYLDGRDLTGFIYADDNPKGMHKLDIALVGELDPDFAGGSYIHVQRYRHNIAKWEQLSAYHQEYIMGRKKSDNSPLSDAFKSPRSHYDCTQITDNESRPMRILRQSMPYGDMHVQGLFFVSCARSPKPFEHMLRNMIMNDENGEYDRFLDYTSAETGAAFFAPSLTFIKQRAN from the coding sequence ATGCCACAACCACAAAAAGGGATTTGTGCTGAAGCAAGCTTGCATGCCCTGTATTTACTGCTCAATGTGAACGATGATGATGATTCAGTCATGCGCATCAAGATCGCACAAATTGTCGACTTATTTGCCCATTATGATGAAGAGCATTATGAGGCAATGGTCACCGGCGTTGTTGCCATAGGCAGTAGCTATTGGCACGACGTTTATCCGGGATTAATTCCTGTCGAATTAGCGCCGTTTCCTGATATGCACTGCGATGACCGCAGTGCCCCTGTCGCACCTTGTGATTTATTTATTCAAATTCGCGCTGACAGGGCGGATATTTGCCATGCCCTTGCCATGGAAATCATGCGTTTGCTTGGCAGCCATGTGGATTTGATTGAAGATATACGCGGATTCAGATATTTAGATGGTCGTGATTTAACTGGATTTATTTACGCCGACGACAACCCCAAAGGTATGCATAAGTTAGATATCGCGTTAGTGGGGGAGCTCGATCCAGACTTTGCTGGTGGCAGTTACATACATGTGCAAAGGTACCGTCACAATATTGCTAAGTGGGAGCAATTGTCTGCCTATCATCAAGAATACATAATGGGCCGTAAAAAATCGGATAACAGCCCCCTGAGTGATGCCTTTAAATCACCTCGTAGTCATTACGATTGTACCCAGATTACAGACAATGAAAGCCGTCCTATGCGGATTTTGCGCCAGAGCATGCCCTATGGAGATATGCATGTGCAGGGGCTGTTTTTTGTCAGTTGTGCTCGCAGTCCTAAGCCATTCGAGCATATGCTACGCAATATGATCATGAATGATGAAAACGGTGAATATGACCGCTTTTTGGATTATACCAGTGCTGAAACTGGCGCTGCGTTTTTTGCTCCATCGCTTACCTTTATTAAGCAGCGCGCAAATTAA